From a region of the Streptomyces sp. NBC_00193 genome:
- a CDS encoding formate dehydrogenase subunit delta: MAGTVPPESRMANDIAAHHGHLTPGAAAEAIAGHLGLFWDPRMRTRLYAYVDAGGDGLHPLVVAAVGLMR; the protein is encoded by the coding sequence ATGGCGGGCACCGTGCCGCCGGAGTCCCGGATGGCCAACGACATCGCCGCCCATCACGGCCACCTGACGCCCGGAGCGGCCGCCGAGGCGATCGCGGGCCACCTGGGCCTGTTCTGGGATCCGCGCATGCGCACCCGGCTGTACGCGTACGTCGACGCCGGCGGGGACGGGCTCCACCCGCTGGTGGTCGCCGCGGTCGGACTGATGCGCTGA
- a CDS encoding 2-dehydropantoate 2-reductase, with product MKVAVLGAGAIGAYVGAALHRAGADVHLVARGPHLAALREHGVRVLSPRGDFTARAHATDDPAAIGPVDYVFLGLKANSYAACGPLIEPLLHGGTAVIAAQNGIPWWYFHRHGGPYEGHRIESVDPGGAVSAVLAPERAIGCVVYAATELAGPGVVRHLEGTRFSIGEPDRSLSERCLAFSEAMQEGGLKCPVEQDLRNDIWLKLLGNISFNPISALSRATMREMCLHGGTRKVIEIMMTETLAVAEALGCKVGVSIERRLAGAERVGDHRTSTLQDLERGKPLELDVLLAAVVELAEITGVPVQTLRTVHAISDLLALRSAA from the coding sequence GTGAAAGTCGCAGTTCTGGGCGCCGGTGCGATCGGCGCCTACGTCGGCGCCGCGCTGCACCGAGCAGGCGCCGATGTGCACCTCGTCGCCCGTGGACCCCATCTGGCGGCCCTGCGGGAGCACGGGGTCCGGGTACTCAGCCCCCGCGGAGACTTCACCGCCCGCGCCCACGCCACCGACGACCCGGCCGCGATCGGTCCGGTCGACTACGTCTTCCTCGGGCTCAAGGCCAACTCGTACGCGGCGTGCGGGCCGCTCATCGAGCCGCTGCTGCACGGGGGCACCGCCGTGATCGCCGCCCAGAACGGCATCCCCTGGTGGTACTTCCACCGGCACGGCGGACCGTACGAGGGACACCGGATCGAGAGCGTGGACCCCGGCGGCGCGGTCAGCGCCGTCCTCGCGCCCGAACGGGCCATCGGCTGCGTGGTCTACGCGGCGACCGAGCTGGCGGGTCCGGGGGTCGTACGCCACCTCGAAGGCACCCGCTTCTCCATCGGCGAGCCCGACCGGTCCCTCTCCGAGCGCTGTCTGGCGTTCAGCGAGGCCATGCAGGAGGGCGGCCTCAAGTGCCCGGTCGAACAGGACCTGCGCAACGACATCTGGCTCAAGCTGCTCGGCAACATCTCCTTCAACCCGATCAGCGCGCTGTCCCGGGCCACGATGCGGGAGATGTGCCTGCACGGCGGCACGCGCAAGGTCATCGAGATCATGATGACGGAGACCCTCGCGGTCGCCGAGGCCCTCGGCTGCAAGGTCGGGGTCTCCATCGAACGCCGGCTGGCCGGCGCGGAACGCGTCGGCGACCACCGGACCTCCACCCTCCAGGACCTGGAGCGCGGCAAACCGCTCGAACTCGACGTGCTGCTGGCGGCCGTGGTGGAGCTGGCGGAGATCACCGGGGTCCCGGTGCAGACGCTCCGGACCGTCCACGCCATCTCGGACCTGCTCGCGCTGCGGAGCGCGGCATGA
- the frc gene encoding formyl-CoA transferase, producing the protein MSDPSRKPLAGIKVIDFTGVQAGPACTQMLAWFGADVVKVERIDGGDVTRRQLRDIPDLDALYFTMLNSNKRSLAINTKSPEGKEVMERMIREADILVENFAPGAMDRMGLGWDRIHELNPRLIFGSVKGFNDDSKWNDLKVYENVAQAAGGAASTTGFWDGPPTISGSALGDSNSGMHLLIGLLTAIIQRNATGLGQKVSVSMQDAVLNLTRVKLRDQQRLEKTGYLEEYPQYPNGEFGDAVPRGGNAGGGGQPGWILKCKGWENDPNAYIYFTIQEQNWARTCQAIGKPEWTQDPQYTTATARQPHIMDIFGEIEKWLADKTKYEAVDILRTFEVPCAPVLSMKELAADPDMRKSGTIVEVEQKERGTYLTVGSPIKFSGFTPEIEGAPLLGEHTDEVLADLGYDADAIRRLHEGRVVA; encoded by the coding sequence ATGAGCGACCCGAGCCGCAAGCCGCTCGCCGGAATCAAAGTGATCGACTTCACCGGGGTCCAGGCCGGCCCCGCGTGCACCCAGATGCTCGCCTGGTTCGGCGCCGACGTCGTCAAGGTCGAGCGCATCGACGGCGGCGACGTGACCCGCCGTCAGCTCCGGGACATCCCCGACCTCGACGCCCTGTACTTCACCATGCTGAACAGCAACAAGCGTTCGCTGGCCATCAACACCAAGTCGCCCGAAGGCAAGGAGGTCATGGAGAGGATGATCCGCGAGGCGGACATCCTCGTCGAGAACTTCGCACCGGGCGCGATGGACCGCATGGGCCTCGGCTGGGACCGGATCCACGAGCTGAACCCGCGGCTCATCTTCGGTTCCGTCAAGGGCTTCAACGACGACTCGAAGTGGAACGACCTCAAGGTCTACGAGAACGTGGCCCAGGCCGCCGGCGGCGCCGCGTCCACCACCGGCTTCTGGGACGGCCCGCCCACCATCAGCGGCTCCGCCCTCGGCGACAGCAACAGCGGCATGCACCTGCTGATCGGCCTGCTCACCGCGATCATCCAGCGCAACGCGACGGGCCTCGGCCAGAAGGTGTCGGTGTCCATGCAGGACGCCGTGCTCAACCTGACCCGGGTCAAGCTCCGCGACCAGCAGCGCCTGGAGAAGACCGGTTACCTGGAGGAGTACCCGCAGTACCCGAACGGCGAGTTCGGCGACGCGGTGCCCCGCGGCGGCAACGCCGGCGGCGGCGGCCAGCCGGGCTGGATCCTGAAGTGCAAGGGCTGGGAGAACGACCCCAACGCCTACATCTACTTCACGATCCAGGAACAGAACTGGGCACGCACCTGCCAGGCCATAGGCAAGCCCGAGTGGACCCAGGACCCGCAGTACACCACCGCCACGGCCCGCCAGCCGCACATCATGGACATCTTCGGCGAGATCGAGAAGTGGCTGGCGGACAAGACCAAGTACGAGGCGGTCGACATCCTGCGCACCTTCGAGGTGCCCTGCGCACCCGTGCTCAGCATGAAGGAGCTCGCCGCCGACCCGGACATGCGCAAGAGCGGCACGATCGTCGAGGTCGAGCAGAAGGAGCGCGGCACCTACCTGACGGTGGGCAGCCCGATCAAGTTCTCCGGCTTCACGCCCGAGATCGAGGGCGCGCCCCTGCTCGGCGAGCACACCGACGAGGTGCTCGCCGACCTCGGCTACGACGCGGACGCCATCCGCAGGCTCCACGAGGGCCGCGTCGTCGCCTGA
- a CDS encoding PAS domain-containing protein translates to MTELDPEVVLGIAARAPDGLVIVDREGLIRYWNRGAERIFGYSAAEVAGRSLDLIIPEKHRKRHGDGFVTAMAQGASRYGEADLLAVPAEGADGRRLSIEFSVVLLTGPDGAATHCGAVIRDVTARRAREKARLRRDAAGDDAIGGSPPA, encoded by the coding sequence ATGACGGAGCTCGATCCCGAAGTCGTGCTGGGCATCGCCGCCCGGGCACCCGACGGCCTGGTGATCGTCGACCGCGAAGGGCTGATCCGCTACTGGAACCGGGGCGCGGAGCGCATCTTCGGGTACTCCGCGGCGGAGGTCGCCGGACGCAGCCTGGACCTGATCATCCCCGAGAAGCACCGCAAGCGTCACGGGGACGGCTTCGTGACCGCGATGGCGCAGGGGGCGAGCAGGTACGGGGAGGCCGATCTGCTGGCGGTGCCCGCCGAGGGCGCGGACGGCCGCAGGCTCTCCATCGAGTTCAGCGTGGTGCTGCTGACCGGCCCCGACGGCGCGGCCACCCACTGCGGCGCCGTCATCCGGGACGTCACCGCGCGACGGGCCCGGGAGAAGGCGCGGCTGCGGCGCGATGCGGCCGGCGACGACGCCATCGGCGGGTCCCCGCCCGCCTGA
- a CDS encoding GntR family transcriptional regulator — MLSTGLPQGAVPKLERPGPLRDRVYGALLELITTRALQPGQHLVESELAGHLGVSRQPVREALQRLSTEGWVDLRPAQGAFVHEPTEEEADQLLTVRTLLEAEAARLAAAHAGAEAVAALEELCAQGERAVAADDVDTAVATNARLHAKIMELAGNAVLAELAAQVDRRVRWYYTPVARQRGHQSWVEHRELIAAIADRDGEAATAIMRAHTEHTRKTYHEREK; from the coding sequence ATGTTGTCGACAGGACTGCCGCAGGGGGCGGTGCCCAAGCTCGAACGGCCCGGCCCGCTGCGTGACCGCGTCTACGGGGCCCTGTTGGAGCTCATCACCACCCGCGCCCTCCAGCCGGGTCAGCACCTCGTCGAGAGCGAACTCGCCGGACACCTCGGGGTGTCCCGGCAGCCGGTACGGGAGGCGCTGCAGCGCCTGAGCACCGAGGGATGGGTCGATCTGCGGCCCGCCCAGGGGGCGTTCGTGCACGAGCCGACCGAGGAGGAGGCGGACCAGCTCCTCACGGTCCGCACGCTCCTGGAGGCCGAAGCCGCCCGGCTGGCCGCCGCCCACGCCGGCGCCGAGGCAGTCGCCGCGCTCGAAGAGCTGTGTGCGCAGGGGGAGCGGGCCGTCGCCGCCGACGACGTGGACACCGCCGTCGCGACGAACGCCCGGCTCCACGCGAAGATCATGGAGCTCGCGGGCAACGCCGTCCTCGCCGAGCTGGCCGCACAGGTGGACCGGCGCGTCCGCTGGTACTACACCCCCGTCGCCCGCCAGCGGGGCCACCAGTCCTGGGTCGAGCACCGCGAGCTGATCGCGGCGATCGCGGACCGTGACGGGGAGGCCGCCACCGCGATCATGCGCGCGCACACGGAGCACACCCGCAAGACGTACCACGAGCGGGAGAAGTAG
- a CDS encoding LysR family transcriptional regulator — protein MLFRQLEYFVAVARERHFARAAESCYVSQPALSAAIAKLERELNVTLINRGHNYQGLTPEGERLVVWAKRILAEQDAFKAEVAAVQSGITGTLRLGTDPTASTTLALPVAAFCAAHPLAKVQVRSRLSTKELHRQLREFELDVAIAHFDPGDQEGLQVVPLYQERYMLLISADQLTPQSASTMTWAEAAQLPLALLTPDMRIRQIIDRVFAEKGLVVSPQVETDSIASLHAHVGGGGWASIVPHAWLSAMPVIGSTRALPLVEPEAGTQISVAIHAATPGSVAARAFVDAAKGLALDEFFDRARPDGPRVR, from the coding sequence ATGCTCTTCCGCCAGCTCGAGTACTTCGTGGCGGTGGCCAGGGAGCGGCACTTCGCGCGGGCGGCGGAGTCCTGCTACGTATCGCAGCCCGCGCTCTCGGCGGCGATCGCCAAGCTGGAGCGGGAGCTGAACGTCACGCTCATCAACCGGGGCCACAACTACCAGGGCCTGACCCCGGAGGGCGAACGGCTCGTCGTGTGGGCCAAGCGGATCCTCGCCGAGCAGGACGCCTTCAAGGCCGAGGTGGCCGCCGTCCAGTCGGGCATCACCGGGACGCTCCGGCTGGGCACGGACCCCACGGCCTCGACCACCCTCGCGCTCCCCGTGGCCGCCTTCTGCGCGGCGCACCCGCTGGCCAAGGTGCAGGTCCGCTCCCGGCTGTCGACGAAGGAACTCCACCGCCAACTGAGGGAGTTCGAGCTGGACGTGGCGATCGCCCACTTCGACCCCGGCGACCAGGAGGGCCTGCAGGTCGTCCCCCTGTACCAGGAGCGGTACATGCTGCTGATCTCCGCCGACCAGCTCACGCCGCAGAGCGCCTCCACCATGACCTGGGCGGAGGCCGCGCAGTTGCCGCTCGCCCTGCTGACCCCCGACATGCGGATCCGGCAGATCATCGACCGCGTCTTCGCGGAGAAGGGGCTCGTGGTGAGCCCCCAGGTGGAAACGGACTCGATCGCCTCCCTCCACGCGCACGTGGGGGGAGGCGGCTGGGCGAGCATCGTGCCCCACGCCTGGCTCAGCGCGATGCCGGTGATCGGCTCGACCCGGGCCCTGCCCCTGGTCGAGCCGGAGGCCGGTACGCAGATCTCGGTGGCCATCCACGCCGCGACCCCCGGCTCGGTCGCCGCCCGGGCCTTCGTCGACGCGGCGAAGGGGCTGGCGCTCGACGAGTTCTTCGACCGGGCCCGGCCGGACGGGCCCCGCGTGAGGTGA
- the fdhD gene encoding formate dehydrogenase accessory sulfurtransferase FdhD produces MGRVTERRKVLRIREGEVSTRPDTLVAEEPMEIRLNGRALAITMRTPGDDFALAAGFLVSEGVLGSAEELRNIVYCAGATAGGANTYNVVDVRTAPGLVLPEITLERNVYTTSSCGLCGKASLDAVRTTARWPIHDTPPVRLDPGLLARLPDRLRAAQQVFDRTGGLHAAALFTEDGELVDVREDVGRHNAVDKLVGRALRGGMLPLSRTVLLVSGRASFELAQKAVMAGIPVLAAVSAPSSLAVDLAAETGLTLVGFLRGASMNVYAGEHRIALRAAASRG; encoded by the coding sequence GTGGGACGGGTCACGGAACGACGCAAGGTGCTCCGCATCCGGGAGGGCGAGGTCTCCACCCGGCCCGACACCCTCGTCGCCGAGGAGCCCATGGAGATCCGGCTCAACGGCCGAGCCCTCGCCATCACGATGCGCACTCCGGGCGACGACTTCGCCCTGGCGGCCGGATTCCTCGTCAGCGAAGGGGTGCTGGGCAGCGCCGAGGAGCTGCGGAACATCGTGTACTGCGCCGGAGCCACGGCCGGCGGAGCCAACACGTACAACGTCGTCGACGTCCGGACGGCTCCCGGCCTCGTGCTGCCCGAGATCACGCTCGAACGCAACGTGTACACCACCTCGTCCTGCGGCCTGTGCGGCAAGGCGAGCCTGGACGCGGTCCGTACGACGGCCCGCTGGCCGATCCACGACACTCCCCCGGTCCGGCTGGATCCCGGCCTGCTCGCCCGTCTCCCCGACCGGCTACGGGCGGCGCAGCAGGTCTTCGACCGGACCGGGGGGCTCCACGCGGCCGCGCTGTTCACCGAGGACGGCGAGCTCGTCGACGTCCGCGAGGACGTGGGCCGGCACAACGCGGTCGACAAACTGGTCGGCCGCGCCCTGCGCGGCGGCATGCTGCCGCTGTCGCGGACCGTGCTGCTGGTCTCGGGGCGGGCCTCCTTCGAACTGGCGCAGAAGGCCGTGATGGCGGGCATCCCGGTGCTCGCCGCGGTGTCGGCCCCGTCCTCCCTCGCGGTCGACCTGGCCGCGGAGACGGGCCTGACCCTCGTGGGCTTCCTTCGCGGCGCCTCCATGAACGTGTACGCGGGCGAGCACCGCATCGCCCTGCGGGCCGCGGCCTCCCGGGGCTGA
- a CDS encoding FadD7 family fatty acid--CoA ligase: protein MAVPAKTSVCDGGEHQGEYRPPAITGLADLLDRHVRTRPHARALVVTADRVDLSYGALAALAGDVAARLGSTGLRRGDAIGLLCANSAEFVVALLGAARAGLVVAPLDPALPGSQLTARLEALGARAVLLGPAAAGARPAARTGVPTWPLRVSASRAGTATVSLDTGTPPVRRAGGAAGGLSDRDALVLFTAGTTAGAKMVPLTHANVAASVRGICATYELGPGDGTVAVMPLFHGHGLFASLLASLAGGGRVLLPARGRFSARTFWDDIRAVDATWFTAVPTIHEVLLNRAETEFPGPRAPRLKFIRSCSAPLNTATQRALERTFGAPLLSAYGMTESTHQAASEPLPVRGPLKHGSVGRSSGVELRIVDAHGRPCPAGTQGEVWVHGPTVTRGYLGNPVETARSFVEGWLRTGDLGSLDEDGYLSLTGRIKNLINRGGEKISPEHVEDIIAGCPGVGEVAVFAVPDPVYGQRVGAAVVVREGEDVGPEQILRYSRDRLAPFEVPDRLDLVAELPHTAKGALDRQAVEARYAR, encoded by the coding sequence ATGGCCGTTCCGGCGAAGACATCCGTGTGCGACGGGGGCGAGCACCAGGGCGAGTACCGGCCGCCCGCGATCACGGGGCTGGCCGATCTGCTCGACCGGCACGTGCGGACGCGTCCGCACGCCCGGGCGCTCGTCGTCACCGCGGACCGGGTGGACCTGTCCTACGGCGCCCTCGCGGCCCTGGCCGGCGACGTGGCCGCCCGGCTCGGCTCCACCGGCCTGCGGCGCGGCGATGCGATCGGACTGCTCTGCGCCAACAGCGCCGAGTTCGTCGTCGCCCTGCTCGGCGCCGCGCGGGCCGGACTGGTGGTCGCTCCGCTCGACCCGGCGCTGCCCGGATCACAGCTGACCGCCCGGCTCGAAGCCCTCGGAGCGCGGGCCGTCCTGCTCGGCCCGGCCGCGGCCGGCGCCCGGCCGGCCGCCCGGACCGGCGTACCGACGTGGCCGCTGCGGGTGAGCGCCTCCCGCGCCGGGACGGCGACGGTGTCCCTGGACACCGGGACCCCGCCGGTGCGCCGCGCGGGCGGCGCGGCCGGCGGTCTCTCGGACCGGGACGCCCTGGTGCTGTTCACCGCGGGCACCACGGCCGGCGCCAAGATGGTCCCGCTGACGCACGCCAACGTGGCCGCCTCCGTACGGGGCATCTGCGCCACGTACGAGCTGGGGCCCGGGGACGGGACGGTCGCGGTGATGCCGCTCTTCCACGGCCACGGGCTGTTCGCTTCGCTCCTGGCCTCCCTGGCCGGCGGCGGGCGCGTGCTGCTGCCCGCCCGGGGACGGTTCTCGGCGCGCACCTTCTGGGACGACATCCGGGCGGTCGACGCCACCTGGTTCACCGCGGTCCCCACCATCCACGAGGTCCTGCTGAACCGGGCCGAGACCGAGTTCCCGGGGCCGCGGGCGCCGCGGCTGAAGTTCATCCGCAGTTGCAGCGCGCCCCTGAACACGGCCACGCAGCGGGCGCTGGAGCGCACCTTCGGCGCGCCCCTGCTGTCCGCGTACGGCATGACCGAGTCCACGCACCAGGCCGCCAGCGAGCCGTTGCCGGTGCGCGGACCCCTGAAGCACGGGTCGGTCGGCCGGTCCTCCGGAGTGGAGCTGCGGATCGTCGACGCGCACGGGCGTCCGTGTCCGGCCGGCACCCAGGGGGAGGTGTGGGTGCACGGTCCGACCGTCACCCGGGGCTACCTCGGCAACCCCGTGGAGACGGCCCGGAGCTTCGTGGAGGGGTGGCTGCGCACCGGCGACCTGGGATCGCTGGACGAGGACGGGTACCTGTCGCTGACCGGACGCATCAAGAACCTCATCAACCGCGGGGGCGAGAAGATCTCGCCCGAGCACGTGGAGGACATCATCGCCGGGTGTCCGGGGGTCGGCGAGGTGGCCGTGTTCGCCGTCCCCGACCCGGTCTACGGGCAGCGGGTCGGGGCCGCCGTGGTCGTGCGCGAGGGGGAGGACGTCGGACCGGAGCAGATCCTGCGGTACTCCCGGGACCGGCTCGCGCCCTTCGAGGTGCCCGACCGGCTCGATCTCGTGGCCGAGCTGCCGCACACCGCCAAGGGTGCGCTCGACCGGCAGGCGGTGGAGGCCCGGTACGCGCGGTGA
- the oxc gene encoding oxalyl-CoA decarboxylase, producing MTAPSTPETAATADVPTELTDGYHLVVDALKLNDVDTIYGVVGIPITDLARLAQAQGIRYIGFRHESNAGHAAAAAGYLTKKPGVALTVSAPGFLNGLVALANATTNCFPMVQISGSSERHLVDLKQGDYEEMDQLAAAQPFVKAAYRVSRVEDIGRGIARALRTAISGRPGGVYLDIPAAVLGSVMDARAGAATLSRLVDPAPRQLPAPEAVDRAIELLAGARRPLIVLGKGAAYAQADARVREFVESTGIPYVPMSMAKGLLPDDHPQSAATARSLALKKADVVVLVGARLNWLLAHGEAPQWNPEAKFVQVDIEPRELDSNQPIAAPLVGDVESVLEAIAERTKPGQITAPAAWREELAARSAQNVAKMAERLAADPHPMQFMGALRAVRDVLRERPETYLVNEGANTLDIARNVIDMHVPRHRLDSGTWGVMGIGMGYAIAAAVESGAPVVAVEGDSAFGFSGMELETICRYGLPVVTVVMNNGGVYRGDDVNPLDEAPSPTTLMLSARHDLMIEAFGGKGYRATTPAEVTAALTEALASGGPALIDCAIDPSAGTESGHIAHLNPKGITVGNIVPSKK from the coding sequence ATGACCGCCCCCTCGACTCCGGAGACAGCGGCGACCGCCGACGTCCCGACCGAGCTCACCGACGGCTACCACCTGGTCGTCGACGCGCTCAAGTTGAACGACGTGGACACCATCTACGGGGTGGTCGGCATCCCGATCACCGACCTGGCCCGCCTCGCCCAGGCACAGGGCATCCGCTACATCGGATTCCGCCACGAGAGCAACGCGGGACACGCGGCGGCGGCGGCCGGCTACCTCACCAAGAAGCCCGGCGTGGCCCTGACGGTGTCCGCACCCGGCTTCCTCAACGGGCTCGTCGCGCTGGCGAACGCCACCACCAACTGCTTCCCGATGGTGCAGATCTCCGGCTCCAGCGAGCGCCACCTCGTGGACCTCAAGCAGGGCGACTACGAGGAGATGGACCAACTCGCCGCGGCGCAGCCGTTCGTCAAGGCCGCCTACCGCGTGAGCCGGGTCGAGGACATCGGCCGCGGCATCGCCCGCGCGCTGCGCACCGCGATCTCCGGACGTCCCGGCGGGGTGTACCTGGACATCCCGGCCGCGGTGCTCGGCTCCGTCATGGACGCCAGGGCAGGCGCCGCCACGCTGAGCCGCCTCGTCGACCCCGCGCCGCGCCAGCTGCCCGCACCCGAGGCGGTGGACCGGGCGATCGAGCTCCTGGCGGGGGCGCGGCGGCCGTTGATCGTGCTGGGCAAGGGGGCCGCGTACGCCCAGGCGGACGCCAGGGTCCGCGAGTTCGTCGAGTCCACGGGCATTCCGTACGTACCGATGTCGATGGCCAAGGGCCTGCTGCCCGACGACCACCCGCAGTCGGCGGCCACCGCCCGCTCCCTGGCCCTGAAGAAGGCCGACGTCGTCGTGCTCGTCGGCGCCCGCCTGAACTGGCTTCTGGCACACGGCGAGGCACCGCAGTGGAACCCGGAGGCGAAGTTCGTCCAAGTGGACATCGAGCCCCGGGAACTGGACAGCAACCAGCCCATCGCGGCCCCGCTCGTCGGAGACGTCGAGTCCGTGCTGGAGGCGATCGCGGAGCGCACCAAGCCCGGCCAGATCACCGCCCCCGCCGCCTGGCGGGAGGAACTGGCGGCCCGCTCGGCGCAGAACGTCGCCAAGATGGCGGAACGCCTGGCGGCCGACCCGCACCCGATGCAGTTCATGGGGGCCCTGAGGGCCGTGCGCGACGTGCTGCGCGAGCGCCCGGAGACGTACCTCGTCAACGAGGGCGCCAACACCCTGGACATCGCGCGCAACGTGATCGACATGCACGTTCCGCGGCACCGCCTCGACAGCGGCACCTGGGGCGTCATGGGCATCGGCATGGGGTACGCGATCGCCGCCGCGGTCGAGAGCGGTGCACCGGTCGTGGCGGTGGAGGGCGACAGCGCCTTCGGCTTCAGCGGCATGGAGCTGGAGACGATCTGCCGCTACGGGCTGCCCGTCGTGACCGTGGTCATGAACAACGGCGGGGTCTACCGGGGCGACGACGTCAACCCGCTCGACGAGGCCCCCTCCCCGACGACGCTCATGCTGTCGGCACGGCACGACCTGATGATCGAGGCCTTCGGCGGCAAGGGCTATCGCGCGACCACCCCCGCCGAGGTCACCGCCGCCCTCACCGAGGCACTGGCCTCCGGCGGGCCGGCGCTCATCGACTGCGCCATCGACCCCTCGGCCGGCACCGAAAGCGGCCACATCGCCCACCTCAACCCCAAGGGCATCACCGTCGGCAACATCGTGCCGTCGAAGAAGTAG